A single Pseudomonas sp. DC1.2 DNA region contains:
- a CDS encoding hydroxymethylglutaryl-CoA lyase, giving the protein MITDFSQTLIVQEVSPRDGLQIEPTWVDTVDKIALIDQLSLAGFSRIEAGSFVSPKAIPALRDGEQVFKGITRQPGVIYVALIPNLKGAQRALESGADELNLVMSASQTHNLANLRMRCETSLLAFGEIVAFVRSTPVRLNGSIATTFGCPFEGKIDEDRVLQIVETYQELGLQGITLADTTGMANPRQVDRLVRRVLQRVSPADLTLHFHNTRGLGLCNVLAAYEAGARRFDAALGGLGGCPFAPGASGNICTEDLVNLCDEMGIHTGIDLPLLLRLSRGLPALLGHEVPGQLAKAGRNVDLHPMPVR; this is encoded by the coding sequence ATGATCACTGACTTTTCGCAGACCCTGATCGTTCAGGAAGTCTCGCCTCGCGACGGCTTGCAGATCGAGCCGACCTGGGTCGATACCGTCGACAAAATTGCACTGATCGATCAGTTGTCATTGGCCGGTTTCAGCCGCATTGAGGCCGGCTCATTTGTGTCGCCCAAGGCAATCCCGGCGTTGCGTGATGGCGAACAGGTGTTCAAGGGCATCACCCGCCAGCCAGGTGTCATTTACGTCGCATTGATCCCTAATCTCAAAGGCGCGCAACGCGCACTTGAGTCAGGCGCTGACGAGCTGAACCTGGTGATGTCCGCCAGCCAGACCCATAACCTGGCTAACCTGCGCATGCGCTGCGAGACATCATTGTTAGCGTTTGGCGAAATCGTTGCGTTTGTCCGCAGTACGCCGGTGCGCCTGAATGGCAGCATCGCCACCACCTTCGGTTGTCCGTTCGAAGGCAAGATCGACGAAGACCGGGTGCTACAGATTGTCGAGACGTATCAGGAACTGGGTCTTCAGGGCATCACCCTGGCGGACACCACCGGCATGGCCAATCCGCGACAAGTTGATCGCCTGGTGCGCCGCGTGTTGCAGCGGGTTTCACCGGCGGACTTGACCCTGCATTTTCACAACACGCGCGGCCTCGGTTTATGCAACGTGCTGGCCGCTTACGAGGCCGGAGCCCGCCGTTTCGACGCGGCACTCGGCGGGCTCGGCGGCTGCCCATTTGCACCGGGCGCCTCGGGCAATATCTGCACCGAGGACTTGGTGAACCTGTGCGACGAAATGGGTATTCACACGGGCATCGACTTACCACTGTTGCTCAGGCTGTCCCGAGGACTACCGGCGCTGCTTGGGCACGAAGTACCCGGCCAACTGGCCAAGGCCGGGCGCAATGTTGACCTGCACCCGATGCCCGTCCGATAG